From one Trifolium pratense cultivar HEN17-A07 linkage group LG1, ARS_RC_1.1, whole genome shotgun sequence genomic stretch:
- the LOC123910164 gene encoding uncharacterized protein LOC123910164 has protein sequence MAFSLTQTKFTFQFNSYHRHKPLLPKSLKTLISMSQGKSKRPICPSCSKPTRTCLCSRILTSPIPNSINVTILQHALECNHPLNSTRIAKMGLKNLTIATVSDVKFESQFLIHLFDSNLSKCLFSDEIEDAHDLFCDKDSNLIDIDSAGLENDVEDVIFNNSRVETVNQVNDDDGGVVVNDEVKKISIRRNGDDVTSGYGGPVPLLLLLPNMVQLHLCLIFGCRNVNLMS, from the coding sequence ATGGCTTTTTCTCTAACTCAGACCAAATTCACATTTCAATTCAACTCTTATCACAGACACAAACCCCTTCTACCAAAATCCCTCAAAACGTTAATCTCAATGTCACAGGGAAAATCCAAAAGACCAATTTGCCCTTCATGTTCCAAACCCACTCGAACTTGTCTCTGCTCTCGAATCCTCACCTCTCCAATCCCTAATTCCATCAATGTAACCATTCTTCAACACGCTCTTGAGTGTAATCACCCTCTTAATTCTACCAGAATTGCTAAAATGGGTCTCAAGAATCTCACAATTGCCACTGTTTCTGATGTTAAATTTGAATCTCAATTCCTTATTCACTTATTTGATTCCAATTTGTCAAAATGTTTGTTTTCTGATGAAATTGAAGATGCCCATGATTTGTTTTGTGATAAAGATTCAAACTTGATTGATATTGATAGTGCTGGTTTGGAAAATGATGTTGAAGATGTTATTTTCAATAATTCTAGGGTTGAAACTGTGAATCAAgtgaatgatgatgatggtggtgtTGTTGTGAATGATGAAGTTAAGAAAATTTCAATCCGTCGAAATGGTGATGATGTAACTAGTGGTTATGGAGGACCTGTGCCATTACTGTTACTATTACCAAATATGGTTCAATTACATCTTTGTCTCATATTTGGATGCAGAAATGTGAATCTAATGAGTTAG
- the LOC123890729 gene encoding TMV resistance protein N-like, translated as MYCQREIQLDPLSTEEAWFLFMKHSVIHENNEYSSSDLSNVARDIAFECEGLPRTIIDVGSTLRNKPIVEWKTTLDSLKHSMAKWQIFLSFIGEDTHYSFTGFLYQVLCQGGFKTFMDDGGLQTGDQISPSLLNAIEASRLSIIVLSENYVNSSWCLEELVKILECMKLKNQLVWPIFYKVEPSDIRHLRKHYGKDMAHHENNFGINSERVQKWKSALFEVSNLSEKTYTIGYEYEFIQKIVEDANRIKSRLQIRSI; from the exons ATGTACTGTCAAAGGGAGATTCAACTTGATCCCTTATCTACAGAGGAAGCTTGGTTTTTGTTCATGAAACATTCCGTCATTCATGAAAATAATGAGTACTCCTCATCTGACTTATCGAATGTGGCACGTGATATTGCTTTTGAATGTGAAGGGTTACCTAGAACAATTATAGATGTGGGATCTACCTTAAGAAATAAACCAATTGTGGAATGGAAAACAACACTAGATAGTCTGAAACATTCAATGGCCAAATGGCAAATTTTCCTTAGTTTTATAGGAGAAGATACGCACTACTCTTTTACAGGTTTTCTTTATCAAGTTTTATGTCAAGGGGGATTCAAGACCTTTATGGATGATGGAGGACTGCAAACTGGAGACCAAATTTCACCCTCTCTTCTAAATGCAATTGAAGCATCAAGGCTTTCCATTATTGTTTTATCCGAAAACTATGTAAATTCCTCGTGGTGTCTTGAAGAACTTGTCAAGATTCTTGAGTGTATGAAATTGAAGAATCAATTAGTTTGGCCAATCTTTTACAAAGTGGAGCCATCAGACATAAGGCATCTAAGAAAACATTATGGCAAAGACATGGCACatcatgaaaataattttggaattaaCTCAGAGAGAGTACAAAAATGGAAGTCAGCTTTATTTGAAGTGTCTAATTTATCTGAAAAAACTTATACAATCGG GTACGAATATGAATTTATTCAAAAGATCGTGGAAGATGCCAATCGTATTAAAAGTCGTTTGCAAATACGAAGCATATAG